In Trichlorobacter lovleyi, the DNA window TCCAGCCTGGTGATGCCCGGAATCGGTACAATCCAGGGCCTTTGGGCCAGCAGCCAGGCCAGGGCAATCTGGGCAGGAGTTGCCTGTTTCTGCGCTGCAATGGCGGCAAGCAGATCAATCATGGCCTGATTGGCCTGCAACGCCTCGTGTGTGAAACGCGGCAGGATACTGCGGAAGTCGCTGCTGTCAAAGGTCGTACTCCCGTTGATCGTGCCGGTCAGAAAGCCTTTGCCCAGCGGACTGTAGGCCACCAGACCGATCCCCAGCTCTTCCAGCACCGCCAGCAGTTCCTCCTCCGGTCGCCGCCACCACAACGAGTATTCGTTCTGCACCGCAGCCACCGGCTGCACGGCGTGGGCACGGCGGATCGTCTGCACCCCGGCCTCGGACAGGCCGAAATGTTTGACCTTGCCGTCCCAGATCAGCTCCTTCACCGCACCGGCCACCTCTTCAATCGGCACATCCGGGTCAACCCGGTGCTGGTAGAACAGGTCAATGGCCTCTATCCGCAGCCGTTTGAGCGAGGCCTCAGCCACCTGTTTGATATGCTCCGGCCGGCTGTTCAGGACCGGCGCCCCTTGGGTCCCCCTGGGATCGACATCGGTATTAAAGCCGAATTTGGTGGCGATCACCACCTGATCCCGCAGCGGCGCCAATGCCTCACCCACCAGTTTTTCGTTGGTAAACGGGCCATAGACCTCTGCCGTATCAAAAAAGCTGATGCCCCGCTCCACGGCGGTACGCAGCAGCGTGATCATCTCCTGCCTGTCTTTGGGGGGGCCGTAGGAAAAACTCGTCCCCATGCAGCCAAGCCCGAGCGCTGAAACCTCCAGGCCGTTTTTCCCCAACACACGCTTTTGCATTATTCTTCTCCTTTCAACTGTACGGACGACCTTCGTAATGATTCTACCGTACGCCGGAACGGGCACAGCCAGGTAGACCGATCCTGCCTGATTCTTGCCTGATCGTACGATCAACGGCAATACAGGCTTGTCACGTGCAGCAGGACTGGTGAGGGGAACGGCACAAATATCGACGGGAAGGAGGCGGTTATCTGCAAGCCCCGGGGGAGAGCGTTGCCCGATGGTCCGGCCCGGCGGGGCAGACCGGAGCGGCACCGGTGCCATGCCGGGGAGGCAGGGCCGTCCCGGCATGGCAGGGTTCCAGACCCCGGCTACGGAAGCAGTGCACACACGGCACGGTAATCGTCAGGGGTGTCCATGTCGATCAGGACCCCGCTATCCTCAAGCGGAAGGTCGCGGATTCGTGCAGCATCTTTTTGCAGCAAATCCCGCAGGGTGTTCCCCTCGCTCAGTTCTTCAAGCATGAGGCGTGGCAGCAGCAGCGGGTGTCCACGGCGTCCCCCGCAGGTGGGGGTGATAATCGATTCAGGGTGCAGCAGATGCTGGTCGATCAGCGCCGTTACCGTGTCCGGCAACACCAGCGGGTAATCGCAGAGGGCGACGATGATCCCGCTGGTTTCCGGAGTGATGCTGTCGCGGCCGACCCGGATGGATGAGGCCATATCCCCGCCTTCGTCCGGATTTACCACGCACCGCACCCCATGATCACGGGCCGCACGGGCAACCGCCTCCCCCTGCAGCGACACAACAACCACAACCTCGTTGACTCCGCCACGCTGAAGCGTATCCAGGCAACGGCTTATGACCGTCCCGTCTCCCAGAGGCAGGAGTGGCTTGCAACTGCCCATACGGCTTGATTTACCGGCTGCCAGCAGCACTGCGGCCACGGTCCTTTTCATGCCTTTCGCTTTACACTGATCAACTGGGCAACAATGCTTACCGCGATCTCTTCCGGTGTCCGGGCACCGATGTCCAACCCCACCGGGGTAATGACGCGGCTGCGCTGATCTGAATCGAACCCTTCCCGCGTAAGGGTCAGCATCAGGGCCTCCCGCTTTCTGCGGCTCCCCAGAATCCCTATGAATCCGGCATCCGTTGCCAGGCTGCCCCGCACGGCATCGAAGTCGCTGACATGGGCGGGGGTCGCGATGACGACGGAGGTCTCCCGATCAAGCTCCAACTGCTCGAACGCCGCCGGGACCGTGCAGCAGAGAATCCTGTCTGCCGCGGGCAGCAGCTCCTGCACGGCACAGTCCCGACGTTCATCCACCACGACCACCCTGAAGCCGCAGTCACCGGCGAGACGGGTAATCGCCCGGCCGACATGACCGGCACCGAACAGCACCAGCAGGGGCCGTTGTCCACACGGTTCCACAAAGACGGTCATACTGCCGCCGCAGGCGAAACCATGCTCTTCAGTCAGGCTGAACTCCAGCAAGCGCGGCTCGCGGGCGGCCAGCGCCTGCAGCGCCGAGTCGATGGTCTCCTTCTCAACCCCTCCACCGCCAACCGAGCCGAGTGAG includes these proteins:
- a CDS encoding nucleotidyltransferase family protein, translated to MKRTVAAVLLAAGKSSRMGSCKPLLPLGDGTVISRCLDTLQRGGVNEVVVVVSLQGEAVARAARDHGVRCVVNPDEGGDMASSIRVGRDSITPETSGIIVALCDYPLVLPDTVTALIDQHLLHPESIITPTCGGRRGHPLLLPRLMLEELSEGNTLRDLLQKDAARIRDLPLEDSGVLIDMDTPDDYRAVCALLP
- a CDS encoding XdhC family protein, whose translation is MTDLELYQEVVRLTRCGEPYALATVVANGGSSPRKAGAKMLIRRDGSSLGSVGGGGVEKETIDSALQALAAREPRLLEFSLTEEHGFACGGSMTVFVEPCGQRPLLVLFGAGHVGRAITRLAGDCGFRVVVVDERRDCAVQELLPAADRILCCTVPAAFEQLELDRETSVVIATPAHVSDFDAVRGSLATDAGFIGILGSRRKREALMLTLTREGFDSDQRSRVITPVGLDIGARTPEEIAVSIVAQLISVKRKA
- a CDS encoding aldo/keto reductase, encoding MQKRVLGKNGLEVSALGLGCMGTSFSYGPPKDRQEMITLLRTAVERGISFFDTAEVYGPFTNEKLVGEALAPLRDQVVIATKFGFNTDVDPRGTQGAPVLNSRPEHIKQVAEASLKRLRIEAIDLFYQHRVDPDVPIEEVAGAVKELIWDGKVKHFGLSEAGVQTIRRAHAVQPVAAVQNEYSLWWRRPEEELLAVLEELGIGLVAYSPLGKGFLTGTINGSTTFDSSDFRSILPRFTHEALQANQAMIDLLAAIAAQKQATPAQIALAWLLAQRPWIVPIPGITRLERLEENIAAVAIELTGNDLAEINRAAAQITLQGGRYPEQLEQMTGL